CGGTGATCTTGGCGACCAGTTCGTCCGCGATCGGCTCGACCGCGACCACCACCGACACCGCCATGCACCGCTCCCCCGCCGATCCGAAGCCGGCCGACACCGCGGCGTCCGCGGCCAGGTCGAGGTCCGCGTCCGGCAGCACGATCATGTGGTTCTTCGCGCCGCCGAGCGCCTGCACGCGCTTGCCGCGGCTGGTGCCGGTCTCGTAGACGTACCGGGCGATCGGGGTGGAGCCGACGAACGAGATCGCCTTGACCTCGGGGTGGTCGAGCAGCCCGTCGACCGCGACCTTGTCGCCCTGCAGCACGTTGAGCGCGCCGGCCGGCAGTCCGGCTTCAGCGAGCAGTTCGGCGATGAACAGCGCCGCCGACGGGTCCTTTTCGCTCGGCTTGAGCACGACGGTGTTGCCGCACGCCAACGCGTTCGGCACGAACCACAGCGGCACCATCGCCGGGAAGTTGAACGGCGAGATCACCCCGACCACGCCGAGCGGCTGCAGGATGGAGTACACATCGACCCCGGTGGAGGCGTTTTCGCTGAACCCGCCCTTGAGCAGCTGCGCCGCGCCGCACGCGTACTCGACGTTCTCGATCGCCCGCGCGACCTCGCCTGCCGCGTCCGATTCGACCTTGCCGTGCTCGCTCGTCACGATCTTCGCCAGCTCGTGCTTACGCGCCTGGAGCAGCTCGCGGAACGCGAACAGCACCTTCGTGCGCCCGGCCAGCGACGTGCCCCGCCAGCCCGGCAGTGCCGCCGCCGCGGCGGCCACCGCCTGCTCCACCTCGGCCGGTCCGGCGAAGTCCACCTGTGCGCGGACCTGCCCGGTCGCCGGGTCGTAGACGTCGCCGGTGCGTCCGGCGCCGACGACCGGCTTGCCGTCGATCCAATGGCTGATGCGGTCGGTCACGGCGTCCGCTCCTTCCGGTCGGGTACCCCGAGTCTCCGGGCGAACCGCCCGGGTCCGCCATCCGCAACGTGTACGGACTGGCCCTCTCCGCCGTACAGTCTGTGCCCTGCCGCGCAGAAAGGGGACCGATGTACCCGACCGTCGCCGAAGTTCTCGCGTTGCCGGTGCTGCGGCAGGGCTGCCCGCGGGTGGTCGCCGGGAGCGGCGGGCTCGAACGGCGGGTGCGGTGGGCGCACGCGGCCGAGGTCGCCGACATCGCCCAGCTGCTGCGCGGCGGAGAGCTGGTGCTCACCACCGGTGTCGCGCTGCCCGACGACAGCACGCGGCTCGCCCAGTACGTGCGCGATCTCGCCGAAGTCGGCGTCGCGGGTCTGGTCGTCGAGCTGGTGCGGCATTGGAACGACCAGCTCCCCCAGGCCCTCGTCACGGCCGCCGAGCAGTGCGGGTTGCCGCTGGTCACGCTGTCCCGGGAGACGCGCTATGTCGCGGTGACCGAAGCCGTCAACGGCATGATCGTGGACGCGCAACTGGCCGAACTGCGCGCGGCCGAACGGGTGCACGAGACCTTCACCGCACTGACCGTCGCCGGTGCCGAGCCGAGCGTTGTGCTCGGCGAAGTGGCACGGCTGACCGAACAGCCGGTCGTGCTGGAGACGCTGGAGCACGAAGTCCTCGCTTACGACACCGCTGGCACCGATCCGGGCGACCTGCTGACCGGCTGGCCCGCGCGTTCGCGGGTGATCCAAGTCGGCGAGCGCACCGGCTACCACGCGGCAGCGGGGTGGCTGGTCACCGTGGTCGGCGCGCGCGGGCACGACTGGGGACGGCTGGTGCTGGTGTGCGCGGATACGCCGCCGCATCGGTATCAAGTGGTCGCTGAGCGGGCTGCCTCCGCGCTAGCAGTGCATCGGCTCGTCGCGCGCGACAGCGACACGCTTGAGCGGCAGGCACACCGCGCGGTGCTGACCGAGTTGCTGAGTTCGCCGGCGCCGTCCGCGGAGATCCTCGCGCGGTCGTCTGCGCTGGCTGTCCCACTGACCGGTCGACAGTTGGTGGGGCTCGCGGTACGACCTCGCATCACGGCGACTGCACGGCTATCGCTGTCTACGCCGCCACTGTTGCGCGAGCTGGCCGAAGCCACCGCGCTCGCGGCGCGAAGAGCCAAGGTGTCGGCGTTGGTGTCGACGGACGACATTGCGGTGCGCGCGTTGCTCGCGCTCTCCCCCGAAGCCAACGCAGACGCCGTACTGCAACGCCTCGCCGCCGACATTCACGAGGCGCGTGCTTCGGCACCGGCTGTCCTCGGCGTCGGTACGACTGTGACCGGGCCTTCCGAAGCACAACGCACTCTGGTCGAAGCAGCCCATGTCGCGGCCGCCGCGCTCGAAGAAGACGACAAGCAACCCCTGCACCGGCTCAAGGACGTCCGGCTGCGCGGCTTGCTCCACCTTCTGGCCGACGACGAGCGCGTACGCGCCTTCGCGGCTCGAGAGCTGGGTCCGCTGCTCGAGCGAGACGCGGCGTCCGGCAGCCGGCTCCTGCCCGCGCTGCGGCACTACTGCGCGCACGGCGGCAACAAGTCCGCGGCGGCCGTCGCCGCACACACTTCGCGGACCGCGTATTACCAGCAGCTCGCGCGCATCGAGCAGGTGCTGGGCGTGCGGCTGGAAGATCCGGAGTCGATGTTGTCGCTGTACGTGGCGCTGCTGGCGCACGACCTCCGGCCCGCCACCCGTCCGGGCGAGGAAAACCCACCCGGACGTGGAGCACAGTGATCGGGTCCGGGCTGCCGATAGCCCTGATATGGCGTTCTCTTCTTTCGCTCCGGTCGCGGCCTGCCTGCTCGGTTTCGGCGGGCTGGCCGTGCCGCACCCGCCGGAGTCCACGATGCAGCTGACCATGCACGAGACCTCCGGGCGGGTCACCAGCGCGTCGCTCACTTGCGACCCCACCGGCGGCACGCACCGCCACCGCGACGCCGCCTGCGCGACGCTCACCGCGGTCGACGGCGACTTCGCCCGCATCACGCCGCGGCGGCAGAAGTGCACGATGATCTACTCGCCGGTGGACGTCACCGCGCTGGGCAGCTGGCGGGGCAAGCCGGTGCTGTTCCGCGCCACCTATCCGAACAAGTGCGCGGCGGACAGCCAGTCCAGCGGCGTGTTCGGGCTTTAACCACCGGGCTGCCGGGCACCGGTTTTCCGGGCCCGGCCAGGAAATTAGCTCGAATCCGGGCTTCGCTGCCGATAGGCTGCGCCGTCGTGACGACCCCGACGACCGTGCGCGCGCTTTACAGTGCGGTGCACGCCTATTCCGGCTCGGCCATGTTCTCCGACGTGCTTTCTCCGTGGCTCGACCAGCATGCCACCGCGGTGCGCGACCTGATCGCGCCGCTTGCCGCCTTCGGGCAGTGGCGTCGGACGGAATACGTCTGGGGCGACTTGCTTGAGCAGATGTACGCGCTTAGCCGCGTCAACGATGTCCTGCTTCTGGGGTTCCAGTCGGCCCTCCCGGCCGGGGCCACGACGCCGTGGGCGCACGAAATGCATTTGCCCGATCGCGAGGTGCGGATTTCCGCGGAAGAATACGTCCGCTTTTTCACCGCGTTGGGCATGCGGCAGGTCGACGCTGCGCGTTTCGATCCCTTCTTTCACGAGGTCGTCGCCGTCGAACAGAGTGCCGACCCCGCCGCGCTGATCGAGACCACCGGCGAACGGTGGCCGTGCCTGATGCTCGGCGAAATGCTGTTCAGCCGCGCCGGAGTCGGCGTCCGGGCCGGGGAACAGCACGCCGTCGCCGGGATCGCGGACCAGTCGGAGCTGAGCGAGGTCTTCCTCCGGCGCTACCGGCCCACCCGGGACGGTTCGTTCGGGTGGGGCAGCAATTCCCAGTGGAAGACCGACTTCCGCCGCGATTACCTGACCGACGGCGCGTACCGGTTCAACGTGGACGAGGACAACGACATCGACGCCGATCCCGAACTCGCCGCCTCGCCGCTGACCCGGGCGGAGCTGCACGATGTGCTGCGCCACCGGTGCGCCGTGCGGCGTTATCCGGGCGTCCCGGAGGAGAAGCTGCCCTGGCTCGGCGGATCGAGCCTGGTTCTGCCGCGAGGCTGACCGTCGCTCACGCGCACCGCTCCGCCGCCCGGACGATCTGCCGGGCCTGCATCCGGCTCGAGTTCCGCCCCGGCCGAGCCGCGCAGAGCGTGTGTGCGTTCCGTGAAGGGGTCCTTCCGGGAACCTGATTCCCGGAAGGGGCCCTTCACGGACCCGTGCCGCGGCGCAGGCGTCCGGTCAGGCGGGCAACGTCACCCGAATCCGGCACCCCGGCCCGCTCCCCGCCACCGCGGCGCGCCCGCCCGCTGTTCCCGTGCCCGCGGCCATCGCCGCGACCGGTTCCGGATCCACCACCGCCACCGTGCCGCCGTGCAGTTCGACAACCCACCGCGCGATCGCCAGCCCCAGGCCGGTGCCTCCGCCGCCGGACCTCTCGCCGCGGGTGAAGCGTTCGAAAACCCGCTCCCGGTCGGCTTCCGGAATGCCCGGTCCCTGGTCGCGGACCTCGATCCACGCCTCGTCGTCCAGGACGCTGGCCAGCACCGCGACCTCTCCCCCGGCCGGGCCGTGCCGAGCCGCGTTCTCCAGCAGGTTCACCACCACCTGATAGAGCCGTTCACGGTCCGCGTTCACCGTCGCTCCGGGCGGGGTCACCGACACCGCGAAGCGGACCCCGCGACCGGCCGCCGCGGCCATCGCCTCCGCTTCGGCCGCCACCTCGGCCAGCAAGCCCTCCAGGTCGACCGCGCTGCGGTCCAGCGTCATCGTCCCGGCGTCGAGCTGCGACAGGTCCAGCAGCTCGGTGACCAACCGGCCCAGGCGTTCGGTCTGGTGCAGCGCCGTGCGCAGCGTCGCGGGGTCCGGTTTCGCGACCCCGTCGACCAAGTTCTCCAGGACCGCGTTCAGTGCGGTGATCGGCGTCCGCAGTTCGTGCGAGACATTCGCGATCAGTTCCCGGCGCTGCTGGTCCGCAGTGGACAGATCCGCGGCCATCTGGTTGAACGCTTCGGCCAGCGAGCCGACCTCGTCGCGGGCGGTCGCGCGGATCCGGCGGGTGTAGTCGCCTTTCGCCATCGCCCGCGCGGCAGCGGTCATCTCGCGCAGCGGCCGCGTCATGCCGTGCGCCAGGATCTGCGACGTCAGCAGCGCGATCGCCACCGCGGTCACCGTCGTCCCCGGCGGCAGCCAGCCGATCTGGTAGCGGAAGAACCCGAACGCGATCGCGCCGGAGGCGACCATCAGGATGGCCAGCTTCAGTTTGATCGACCGGATCCGGTCCAGCGGCCTCGGCAGGAAGTCGACGGCTTTCGCGAGGAACGGCTTCACGCCGGCACCTCCAGCGCGTACCCGACCCCGTGCACCGTCCGGATCAGGTCCGCACCGAGCTTGCGCCGCAACGCTTTGATGTGGCTGTCCACCGCCCGGGTGCCGGACCCGGCGCCCTGCACGTTCCAGTCCCACACCTCGCTCAGCAGCCGTTCCCGCGGCTGCACCGCCCGCGGCCGGCGCGCGAAATGCACCAGGAGGTCGAACTCGATCGGCGTCAGCTGCGCGGGTTCGCCCCCTCGGCGCACCCGCCGCTCCGCGATGTCGATCTCCAGATCCCCCAGCACGATCCGCTCGGCCGCAGCCGCCGACGAGCGCTCCACCCTGCGCAGCAGCGCCTGGATCCGCGCCGAGAGCACCCGCATCGAAAACGGCTTGGTGAGGTAGTCGTCCGCACCTACGCCGAGGCCGACCAGCAGGTCCGTCTCGTCGGCCCGGGCGGTGAGCATGAGCACCGGTACCGGCCGCCGGGCCTGGATCCGCCGGCACACCTCCAGCCCGTCGAAGCCGGGCAGCATCACGTCGAGAACCACCAGGTCCGGGCTGGTCGCCGCCTCCGCCGCCACCGCCGCCGGGCCGTCGTGCGCCACCTCGACCGCGAACCCCTCCGCGTGCAGCCGGGCCTCGATCGAGGCCGCGATGGTGAGGTCGTCCTCGACGACCAGCACTCGTCTTCCCCCGTTGTCCATGGCTCCGACTGTAAGCAACCGGCGTGGACGCGGTCCGGGCGAGCTGTGGAGATCCGGTGGAGATGTTTCCGCCGCTTTGCCGCACGGTCACGAACAGAATGTGACACAGGTCATGCACCAGCGCACCGTCTGGCGCAATCGACAGACTGCGCCAAGGGCACCCGAACAGTGAACAGTCTGTCTCTGCCCCCGGCCCCCGCCGGGCGCGCACCATTCCGCAATGGAGCCGACGACACGTGAGCACAGCCGGGTAGAGCTCGGCGACGTGCAGGCGCTGCGACGCAGCCGGTTCTTCAACGAAGAACTGGCCCCGGTCCCGGTCGAGAAGCGGACCTGGACGACTTACAACTATTTCGCGCTGTGGATGGGCATGGCGCACAACATCCCGTCGTACGCGCTGGCCGCGTCCCTCATCGCGCTCGGCATGAACTGGCTGCAAGCGCTGATCACGATCACGATCGGCAACCTGATCGTGCTCGCGCCGATGCTGCTCAACAGCCACGCCGGCACGAAGTACGGCATTCCGTTCCCGGTGTTCGCCCGCGCGTTCTACGGCCTGCGCGGCGCGAATCTGGCGGCGCTGCTGCGCGCGTTCATCGCGTGCGGCTGGTTCGGCATCCAGACCTGGGTGGGCGGCGAAGCGATCTACGTGATCGTCGGCAGGCTGGCCGGGTCCGGCTGGCGGGACGCGCCGGTGATCGCCGGGCAGCACTGGACGATGTGGCTGTCGTTCGCGGTTTTCTGGCTGGTCCAGATGCTGATCATCTGGCGCGGCATGGAGGCCGTCCGCCGGTTCGAGAACTGGACCGCGCCGCTGGTGTCGGTCGGGTTCCTGATTCTGCTCGGCTACGTGCTGGTGAAGGCGGGCGGACTCGGCCCGATCCTGCACGACAGCGGAAAACTCGGCTGGGGGCCAGGATTCTGGAAGGTGTTCGCGCCGTCGCTGATGGCGATGATCGCGTTCTGGTCGACGCTTTCGCTGAACATGCCGGACTTCACCCGTTTCGGCGGCAGCCAGCGCAAGCAGATGCGCGGCCAGATCCTCGGCCTGCCGACCACGATGACGTTCATCGCGATCGTGGCGATCCTGACCACGTCCGGCGGGCACGTGCTCTACGGCCAGGACATCTGGGACCCGGCGCAGCTCGCCGACAAGTTCTCCAGCCCGGTCGTGGTGGTGGTCGCGCTGATCGCACTGGTGCTGGCCACCATCTCGGCGAACCTCGCGGCGAACGTGGTGAGCCCGTCCTACGACTTCTCCAACGCGTTCCCCAAGCGGATCACCTTCGCTCTCGGCGGCCTGATCACCGGCGTGATCGGCATCCTGATCCAGCCCTGGCGGCTGTACTCCGACCCGAACATCTACATCTTCGCCTGGCTCGGGTTCTACGGCGGCCTGCTCGGCGCGGTCGCCGGCGTGCTGGTCGCCGGCTACTGGGTGGTCAAGCGAACCCGGCTCGATCTCAAGGACCTGTACCTGCCCGGCGGCCGGTACTGGTTCACCGCGGGCTGGCACTGGCGCGCGCTGGTCGCGACGCTCGTCGGCGCGGTTCTCGCGGTCGGCGGCGCGTACGGCGGGCCGTTCCCCGCCGACGGGCTGATCCCGTTCCTCAAGCCCCTGTACGACTACAACTGGGTGGTGGGCCTCGCCGGCGCGTTCGGCGCCTACCTGCTGCTCAGCCTTCCCTTGAGCGCACACCGAACCGAGGAGGAAACCAGTGCCTGACACGGTCCGAGCCGGATTGATCCAGCAGCGGTGGACAGGTGACAAGGAGTCGATGATCGCGAACGCGGTCGACGCCATCGGCAAAGCCGCTTCGCAGGGCGCACAGGTGGTCTGCCTGCAGGAGCTGTTCTACGGCCCGTACTTCTGCCAGGTGCAGGACGCGGACTTCTACTCCTACACCGAGGCGATCCCGGACGGCCCCACCACGAAGCTCATGCAGGAGGTCGCCGAGCGGCACGGCGTGGTGCTCGTGGTGCCGATGTACGAGCAGGAACAGCCAGGTGTCTACTACAACACCGCGGCGGTGATCGACGCCGACGGCAAGTACCTCGGGATGCACCGGAAGAACCACATCCCGCAGGTCAAGGGGTTCTGGGAGAAGTTCTACTTCAAGCCGGGCAACCTCGGCTACCCGGTGTTCGACACCGCGGTCGGCCGGATCGGCGTGTACATCTGCTACGAGCGGCACTTCCCGGAGGGCTGGCGCGCGCTCGGCCTGGCCGGGGCGCAGATCGTGTTCAACCCGTCGGCGACGAGCCGCGGGCTGTCGGAGTACCTGTGGCGGCTGGAGCAGCCCGCGGCCGCGGTGGCGAACGAGTACTACGTCGGCACCATCAACCGGGTCGGGGTGGAACCACTGGGCGACAACGACTTCTACGGCCAGTCGTACTTCGTGGACCCGCGCGGCCAGCTGGTCGGCGAGGCGGCCTCGGACACCGAGGAGGAGATCGTCGTCCGCGATCTCGACATGGGCAAGCTCGCCGAGGTCCGCGATCTGTGGCAGTTCTACCGCGACCGCCGCCCGGACAGCTACGGCCCGCTCGCGGAGGCCTGATGACTACCCTCTGCATCCAAGGCGGCCAAGTAGTTTCCCCGTCCGGCGCGATCGCCGCCGACGTGCTGGTGGACGGTGAAACCATCGCCGCGGTCGGCGCGCCCGGCAGTCTCGTCGGCGACGAGACGATCGACGCGACCGGGAAGTATGTGCTGCCCGGCGGAATCGACGCGCACACGCATATGGAAATGCCGTTCGGCGGCACGCATTCGGTCGACTCGTTCGAAACCGGCACCGTCGCCGCCGCCTGGGGCGGAACGACGACGATCATCGACTTCGCCGTACAGGCCAAGGGCACGTCCCTGCTGTCCACTCTGGACAAGTGGCATGGCAAAGCGGACGGCAACTGCGCGATCGACTACGGCTTCCACATGATCGTGTCGGACGTCAACGACTCCACGCTCAAGGAAATGCGAGCGTGCGTCGACGGCGGCGTCGGCAGCTTCAAGATGTTCATGGCCTACCCCGGCGTCTTCTACTCCACCGACGGGGAAATCCTGCGCGCCATGCAGCAGGCGCGCGAGATCGGCGCGACCATCATGATGCACGCCGAGAACGGCATCGCCATCGACGAACTGGCCGCGCAGGCCGTCGCCGCCGGGCACACCGACCCAGTCCAGCATGGCCTGACCCGGCCGCCGGAACTGGAAGGCGAGGCGACGTCGCGGGCGATCCGGCTGGCGCAAGTGACCGGATCGCCGCTGTACATCGTGCATCTGTCCGCGTCGCAAGCGCTTGCCGCGGTCGCCGAGGCACGGGACAACGGCCAGAACGTCTTCGCCGAGACCTGCCCGCAGTATCTCTACCTGTCCATTGAGGACTTGGCAAAGCCGGACTTCGAGGGTGCCAAGTTCGTCGCGTCGCCGCCGCTGCGGGAGAAGTCGCATCAAGCGGACCTGTGGCGCGGCCTGCGGACGAATGACCTGTCCGTGGTCTCGACGGACCATTGCCCGTTCTGCTTCAAGGACCAGAAGGAACTGGGCCGCGGCGATTTCCGGGCCATTCCGAATGGGATGCCCGGCGTCGAGCACCGGATGGACCTGCTGCACCAGGGTGTCGTGGCGGGCGAGATCTCGCTGGGCCGCTGGGTCGAGACGTGCTCGGCGACCCCGGCGCGCATGTTCGGCTTGTACCCGCGCAAGGGCGTGATCGCGGCGGGCTCGGACGCGGACATCGTGGTGTACGACCCGGCGGCGACGCAGACCTTGTCGGCGGCCACGCACCACATGAACGTGGATTACTCGGCGTACGAAGGATTTTCGCTCACCGGGAAAGTCCACACTGTCCTGTCGCGGGGTCGCGTGGTCGTGTCGCCGGACGGTTTCCACGGCAGCGCCGGACACGGGAAGTTCCTGTCCCGCGAACTCAATCAGTACCTGAATTGAGGACCCGGAAGAAACACAGCGTGGCGAAGCCGCTGGCGTTGAGGGCGGCGGAGGGAGAGAAGGTCGGATGGAGTTTGGGATCGTGCTGCAGACCGACCCGCCCGCGGCGGAGGTCGTGCGGATGATGAAGGCCGCCGAGGACGCCGGGTTCCGGTACGGCTGGACGTTCGACTCGTGCGTGCTGTGGCAGGAACCGTTCGTGATCTACTCGCGGATCCTGGCGGCGACCTCCACCCTGGTCGTGGGCCCGATGGTGACCAGCCCGGGCACCCGGGACTGGTCGGTGATGGCCTCGACCTTCGCCACCCTCAACGACATGTACGGCAACCGGACAGTGTGCGGCATCGGCCGCGGCGATTCCGCACACCGGGTCGTCGGCCGTCCGCCGTCCACTTTGGCCACCGTGCGGGACTGCATGCACACGGTCAAGGACCTGGCCGAAGGCCGCGAAGTCCTGCTGAACGACACCGCGGTGCGGATACCGTGGATCCGGGGCGGGCGGCTGGAAATGTGGATGGCCGGGTACGGCCCGAAGG
This sequence is a window from Amycolatopsis benzoatilytica AK 16/65. Protein-coding genes within it:
- a CDS encoding CoA-acylating methylmalonate-semialdehyde dehydrogenase, with amino-acid sequence MTDRISHWIDGKPVVGAGRTGDVYDPATGQVRAQVDFAGPAEVEQAVAAAAAALPGWRGTSLAGRTKVLFAFRELLQARKHELAKIVTSEHGKVESDAAGEVARAIENVEYACGAAQLLKGGFSENASTGVDVYSILQPLGVVGVISPFNFPAMVPLWFVPNALACGNTVVLKPSEKDPSAALFIAELLAEAGLPAGALNVLQGDKVAVDGLLDHPEVKAISFVGSTPIARYVYETGTSRGKRVQALGGAKNHMIVLPDADLDLAADAAVSAGFGSAGERCMAVSVVVAVEPIADELVAKITDRMRRLRVGDGRDPESEMGPLVTRAHHERVESYVDAGVAEGAELVMDGRGVEAAGAKDGFWLGPTLFDRVTPEMKVYTDEIFGPVLSVARSASFDDALALINANPYGNGTAIFTGDGRAARRFQNEVEVGMVGVNVPIPVPVGYYSFGGWKDSLFGDTHAYGPEGFHFFTRTKVVTSRWPDTSHAGVNLGFPKNS
- a CDS encoding PucR family transcriptional regulator → MYPTVAEVLALPVLRQGCPRVVAGSGGLERRVRWAHAAEVADIAQLLRGGELVLTTGVALPDDSTRLAQYVRDLAEVGVAGLVVELVRHWNDQLPQALVTAAEQCGLPLVTLSRETRYVAVTEAVNGMIVDAQLAELRAAERVHETFTALTVAGAEPSVVLGEVARLTEQPVVLETLEHEVLAYDTAGTDPGDLLTGWPARSRVIQVGERTGYHAAAGWLVTVVGARGHDWGRLVLVCADTPPHRYQVVAERAASALAVHRLVARDSDTLERQAHRAVLTELLSSPAPSAEILARSSALAVPLTGRQLVGLAVRPRITATARLSLSTPPLLRELAEATALAARRAKVSALVSTDDIAVRALLALSPEANADAVLQRLAADIHEARASAPAVLGVGTTVTGPSEAQRTLVEAAHVAAAALEEDDKQPLHRLKDVRLRGLLHLLADDERVRAFAARELGPLLERDAASGSRLLPALRHYCAHGGNKSAAAVAAHTSRTAYYQQLARIEQVLGVRLEDPESMLSLYVALLAHDLRPATRPGEENPPGRGAQ
- a CDS encoding SSI family serine proteinase inhibitor gives rise to the protein MAFSSFAPVAACLLGFGGLAVPHPPESTMQLTMHETSGRVTSASLTCDPTGGTHRHRDAACATLTAVDGDFARITPRRQKCTMIYSPVDVTALGSWRGKPVLFRATYPNKCAADSQSSGVFGL
- a CDS encoding HAMP domain-containing sensor histidine kinase, whose amino-acid sequence is MKPFLAKAVDFLPRPLDRIRSIKLKLAILMVASGAIAFGFFRYQIGWLPPGTTVTAVAIALLTSQILAHGMTRPLREMTAAARAMAKGDYTRRIRATARDEVGSLAEAFNQMAADLSTADQQRRELIANVSHELRTPITALNAVLENLVDGVAKPDPATLRTALHQTERLGRLVTELLDLSQLDAGTMTLDRSAVDLEGLLAEVAAEAEAMAAAAGRGVRFAVSVTPPGATVNADRERLYQVVVNLLENAARHGPAGGEVAVLASVLDDEAWIEVRDQGPGIPEADRERVFERFTRGERSGGGGTGLGLAIARWVVELHGGTVAVVDPEPVAAMAAGTGTAGGRAAVAGSGPGCRIRVTLPA
- a CDS encoding response regulator, coding for MLVVEDDLTIAASIEARLHAEGFAVEVAHDGPAAVAAEAATSPDLVVLDVMLPGFDGLEVCRRIQARRPVPVLMLTARADETDLLVGLGVGADDYLTKPFSMRVLSARIQALLRRVERSSAAAAERIVLGDLEIDIAERRVRRGGEPAQLTPIEFDLLVHFARRPRAVQPRERLLSEVWDWNVQGAGSGTRAVDSHIKALRRKLGADLIRTVHGVGYALEVPA
- a CDS encoding NCS1 family nucleobase:cation symporter-1; this encodes MEPTTREHSRVELGDVQALRRSRFFNEELAPVPVEKRTWTTYNYFALWMGMAHNIPSYALAASLIALGMNWLQALITITIGNLIVLAPMLLNSHAGTKYGIPFPVFARAFYGLRGANLAALLRAFIACGWFGIQTWVGGEAIYVIVGRLAGSGWRDAPVIAGQHWTMWLSFAVFWLVQMLIIWRGMEAVRRFENWTAPLVSVGFLILLGYVLVKAGGLGPILHDSGKLGWGPGFWKVFAPSLMAMIAFWSTLSLNMPDFTRFGGSQRKQMRGQILGLPTTMTFIAIVAILTTSGGHVLYGQDIWDPAQLADKFSSPVVVVVALIALVLATISANLAANVVSPSYDFSNAFPKRITFALGGLITGVIGILIQPWRLYSDPNIYIFAWLGFYGGLLGAVAGVLVAGYWVVKRTRLDLKDLYLPGGRYWFTAGWHWRALVATLVGAVLAVGGAYGGPFPADGLIPFLKPLYDYNWVVGLAGAFGAYLLLSLPLSAHRTEEETSA
- a CDS encoding nitrilase-related carbon-nitrogen hydrolase, with protein sequence MPDTVRAGLIQQRWTGDKESMIANAVDAIGKAASQGAQVVCLQELFYGPYFCQVQDADFYSYTEAIPDGPTTKLMQEVAERHGVVLVVPMYEQEQPGVYYNTAAVIDADGKYLGMHRKNHIPQVKGFWEKFYFKPGNLGYPVFDTAVGRIGVYICYERHFPEGWRALGLAGAQIVFNPSATSRGLSEYLWRLEQPAAAVANEYYVGTINRVGVEPLGDNDFYGQSYFVDPRGQLVGEAASDTEEEIVVRDLDMGKLAEVRDLWQFYRDRRPDSYGPLAEA
- the hydA gene encoding dihydropyrimidinase, yielding MTTLCIQGGQVVSPSGAIAADVLVDGETIAAVGAPGSLVGDETIDATGKYVLPGGIDAHTHMEMPFGGTHSVDSFETGTVAAAWGGTTTIIDFAVQAKGTSLLSTLDKWHGKADGNCAIDYGFHMIVSDVNDSTLKEMRACVDGGVGSFKMFMAYPGVFYSTDGEILRAMQQAREIGATIMMHAENGIAIDELAAQAVAAGHTDPVQHGLTRPPELEGEATSRAIRLAQVTGSPLYIVHLSASQALAAVAEARDNGQNVFAETCPQYLYLSIEDLAKPDFEGAKFVASPPLREKSHQADLWRGLRTNDLSVVSTDHCPFCFKDQKELGRGDFRAIPNGMPGVEHRMDLLHQGVVAGEISLGRWVETCSATPARMFGLYPRKGVIAAGSDADIVVYDPAATQTLSAATHHMNVDYSAYEGFSLTGKVHTVLSRGRVVVSPDGFHGSAGHGKFLSRELNQYLN